AGTCGGCCCTCCTCGAATGCATGGAGGAACGCCAGGTGACGATCGAGGGTAACCGCTTTCCGCTTCCCCGCGTCTTTATGGTGCTGGCGACGCAGAATCCGCTCGAATACGAAGGTACGTATCCGCTTCCCGAAGCCCAGCTCGACCGGTTCCTCTTCAAGATCCTCATCGACTACCCCAGCGCGGCCGCCGAGACGGCGATCCTCGAGAAGTTCGAGGCCGGCTTCCGCCCCGACCGTCTCGAGGAGGCGGGCCTCCAGACCGTCACCAGCCCAGAAGAGCTTGTCGCCTGCCAAGACGCCCTCCGCCAGATCCAGACCAAGCAACCGGTCATGGAATACATCACCTCGATCGTCCGGCTGACCCGAACCTGGAGCGACCTGCTCGTGGGCGGCGGCATCCGCGCCGACATCTCTCTCTTCCTCGCGAGCAAGGCCCGCGCCCTCATGGAAGGGCGCGAGTTCGTGACGCCCGACGACGTGAAGGCCGTGACGCCCCCCGTGCTGCGCCACCGCATCATTCTCAAACCCGAGGCAGAGATTGAGGGGGCCACGCCCGATCAGATTCTCCAGAACGTGCTCGCACAGGTGAAAGTGCCCAGATGAACGCCGGCCTGGTGACGACCCGCGTCGTGCTGCTGTTGCTGTGCGGCACGCTTCCGCTCATGGTGACGACGTCACACATGCTGGCCGTCGCCGTCCTTGCCGCCTGGAACCTCTTCGTCCTGCTGCTCGTCGCCGCCGACAATCGTCTCACACCGAAGGCAACGCTCGTCGACGTGAAACGGGTCATCGCGAACAAGCTGTCGATCGGCGAATCGAACGACGTCATCCTCCGGGTCGAGAACCAGTCGTTCCAGAAGCTCGAAGTGACGCTGCTCGATGCGCCGCCCGAGTCGTTCGGCGCGCCCGGCGAGCCGCTGGTCATCACGCTCGAACCCCGCACCCGCGCCGAGGTCCGCTACCGCGTCGTTCCGCCCAGGCGCGGCAAATTCTCGTTCGGGAACGTGTCGATCCGGTTCCGGGGCCGTCTCGAGCTGATCGTGCGCCAGCGTGAGGTTCCCTGCGAGATGCCGGTCGATGTGTATCCGAACATCAAGAACGTCGCCCGGTTCGAACTTCGCGTGCGGCGCAGCCATCTCATCGAGACCGGCCTCAAGAGCGAGCGCCGGCGCGGCAACGGCACCGATTTCGAGAGCCTCCGCGAGTACGTGCGCGGCGACGAGTTCCGCCGGGTCGACTGGAAGGCGACCGCGCGCCGCCACAAGCTGATTTCCCGGGAATACCAGTCCGAAGTAAACCAGTCGGTCCTCGTCCTGCTCGACTGCGGCCGGACGATGGGCGCCCCGCTGCCCCGCGGGACGATGCTCGACGCGACCGTCGACGCGGCCCTGCTGCTCATTCAGCGGGTCATCCGCAACGGCGACAACGCAGGCCTTCTCGCATTCACCGACCGACCGATCCGGTTCGTACCGCCGGCGAAGGGGAAACGCCAGCTTCATCTCGTCATGTCGCAACTCGCGGCCGTCCAGCCCCAGCGCACCGAGTCGGATTACGGCGCGGCGTTCCGATATCTCATGGCGCGCCGCGTCAAGCGTTCCCTGCTGATCATCCTCACCGATCTCACCACCGGGGAGGCCGCCGCCCGGCTCACGAAGGACGTGCCCATCCTGCTGCGCAAGCATCTTCCCGTCGTCGTCTCGGTCTTCCATCCGACCCTCGCCGCGAGCATGGCCCAAAGCCCCGACACGCTCGACCGGGCCTGGGAAAGCATCGTGGCGCGCGACACGCTCGCCCGGGTGAAGACGGCCCACAAGGATCTCGAGCTTCTCGGCGTCGGAACGCTTCTCCTGCCCCCGGAAAAACTCGGCACCTCGCTTCTCGCGAATTACCTGCGCCTGAAACTCCGCTCGAAACTCTGAGCCAGGGCGGGCCACGTCAGGTAGATCACCGTCGCGAGAAACAAAACCGCAGCGACCAGGTATTTCAGGGGAATCGGAAGCTGCGCCGGCGTCACCCACGTCTCGACCAGGGCGGCGATCACGAGCATCGGCACGACGCCCGCGACGAGTTTCGCCGCGGTCCGGCCTTCGTGCGCGAGCCAGTCGAACCGCTCGTGCCGGCCCGGATCGACCAGCGCATACCCGAGAACGAGGCCCGCTCCCCCCGCGATGAAACAGCACGGCAATTCGATCACTCCGTGGGGAAGGATTAGCGACCAGAAGGCGAGCGCCTGGCCCGCGTCGTGGTAGACCGACGCGAGGCCACCGAGAAGCAACCCGTTATATATCATAATGTATATAGTTCCGATGCCAAACAGAAAACCGAAGGCGAAGGCGTAGAATGATACCTTGATATTGTTCGTCATGATGAAGCTCGAAACCTGGACGCGCGACTCGTCGGCCATGTCGCGGCCGACCTTTCCCCGGGCGAGGTCTTCGCTGATCGCGCTTCGCATCGACGGGGGAATCACGAGATCGATCAGTTTCGAGTCAGCGCCGACGCACAGAAACCCGATGATTCCGGAGAACAGGAAGATCAGGAGCGCCGTCATGATGAAATGGCCGCGTTCCAAGACGAGCATCGGGAAGCGCCTGAGAACGAAGTCGAGACCGCTCAGCAGGATCGAATCGTCGTTCCGCCTGTAGATGTGCGAATAGGCCCGGGCGACGAGGCGGTTCAGATACCGCTGGAGTCGCTCGTCGCCGCTCGTCCGGGCGCGGCCGAGGTCGCTCAGGGTCTCCTGGTACAGGGCCCCGAGTTCGAGAAGGCGGCTCGGCTCGACGCGGCCGACGATATGGCGGTCGAGATGGTCCAGCGTCGCCTCGAGCTGCTGCCAGCGTTCGTTCATCACTCGACGGTCCCGTGGACGTCGCACGTGATTTTTCCGACGGTCGTGATGTCGCCCGTCGAGGAGTAGCGACACGTTGGCTCGGGCTTCGACAGGCTGGATCGAAGATATTTGTCGTTGACCAGGCGTTGTTCGGTGTCTTCCCGGAAGGATTTCAGCGGTATCTTGTTGTCCATGTTATACATCTCGATCGCGCCGAGCAGAACCCTCATGTTCGCATAGCAGGCCTTTTCACGCGCCTGGTCCCGGAACAGCCTCGAACTCCTCCTGTCGGCGGCGATTCCCAGAAATATTCCGAGAATCATGAAAAAGCCGATCACCTTGACAATGCCGGCAACGCAGGACGGGCCGCTCTCTGCCGCAATGGCGGCGCGGAGATTTCGTTCTTCTCCAACGTCTTCCGGTGGGAATTCAAACCCACACTGACGGCAGAACTGCTGGCGGTCAGCCGCAGCGATGCCGCACTCGGGGCAGAATTTTCCCTCATGATTCTGGTCGCTCATAATTCCTCCAGACTACCCGATCGTCCCTGAAAAGTCGATGCACCGTGCGAACGAAATCCTACCGATCCTGCAGGTCGCTTTCGACGGTTCCGTGAACGTCACAGCAGATCCTGCCGTTTGCCGTCATGTCGCCGGTGGAGGAATACCTGCATCCCCGTTCGGGCTTGCTGAGTCCGCCTTTCAGATAATTTTTTTCCGTCAGACGGTTGATGACCTGCTCGTTCATGGATTTCTGCATGACAACGCTGTCCATGTTGTACATTTCGATGGCGCCGAGCAGAACGCGCATGTTCGCATAACAGGCTTTTTCCCTCGACGTGGTGCGAACCGTCCGTCGCGGCGGGATGAGAACCATCACGATGCCGATGAGAAACAGGACGACGGCAATCCTGAACGCGCTTCCGATGCAGGATCCCACGCCTTTCTCGGGAATCGCGGCACGAAGGGTCCGTTCCTCCTCCAGCGATTCCGGGGGAAATTCGAGGCCGCACCGGCGACAGAACTGCTGCTGGTCCGATGCGGTCGTCCCGCATTCCGGACAGGTCTTCATTTCCGTTCGATCCATCCTCGGTCTCCTGCAGCTTCCGCCGCAACCTCCCCGAAAGTGGATCGCCGGAACACGAGGTCCCGGCGATCTATTGAAAAGCTATCCATCTTGGATAGCATCAGCGGGGACGAATCCCCGGTATTTCCACTCTAAAATCCCTGGGTGAATTTTGTCAAATATCTTGGGCGTTTTCCGTGTTACCATGGGGCAACCACTTCGCGGGCTTTCAGTCACGCGGAACGAGGGAGGGGGTACACCCATGAAGACTACGGGAAGAAACGTTTTCCGGCTCCTTCTTGCAGCCGTTGCCGTTCTCTCTCTGCCCTTCGCGGGCGAAGCGGCCAGGCGATACGTGATACCGACCTGGTATGGGTACGGCGTCGTCTCGCAGAGCGTCGGCGTCATTTCTCCGTATATTATATCATCGACATTTCATCCATCGATGCACCCGGGATACCTGCCGTATTATCTCCCGTCCCAGGACCCCGCCTATTACTCGGCCTACCGGCCCTGGAACCCCGCGGGCGTGACCGCGCCCGGCTACTATTATCAGACGCCGGCCGGATCGCTCGCCCCTTTCTGGGACGGCACGGCCTGGGTCTATCGCCAGGCGAGCCCCGCCGGCACGGCCGGCGTCCCCTTGACGAATCTGAACCTCCGCTCCAATCCCGGGTTCGGCTCGAGCCGCAACCGTGACCGCAACGTCATCGGCAGCATTGCCCGAGGCGAGCAGGTGTATGTGCTCGGCCGATACGGCGACTGGTATTACGTGCAGTCCGCATCCCAACCGCAGAAATTCGGATATGCCTACGCGCGATACATCCAGCTGCAGGGCGCGTTCAACATGCCCGCCTTCTCCGCCTGGCCCTCTTCGTATCCCATGTATTCCTATCCGAACGGCTGGCAGCAGCCCGTCGCCGTTTCCCCCGCGGGCTATTGAATCCTTTGAAGAATCCTTGACGATCACGAGGTGACGATATGCAGATCATGAAACAGCGCATCCTTTCCGCCCTTGTTCTCTCCCTGGCCCTCATGGGCTTCCTGGCCCTGACCGCGTCGTTCGGACAGCCGGCAAGCGGCCCCGCGCCCCTTCCCGAGACGGTGAAACTGAACGTCTTCGCGATCGTTTCCGACGAGCTCGAAACAATGGCTTCAAAAGCCGGCGAAGCCCTCAAGACCGAGGAACAGCTCGACTCCTACCCGTCCATGGGCTACCAGGTGCACTGTACATTATATATGACACAATATGCTCCGGAAAAGGCGTCTCTCGTCCAGGGAATCGTCGCCTCGCTCGCCGAGACCGTCAAGCCGTTTCCCGTGACCGCGGCGGGGATATCCGCGACCAAGGATTTCTGGCTGTTCATCAACCTGGACAAAAACCGCAACCTCCAGACGCTGTCGGACACGGTCGTGCAGCAGCTCTGCGAACACCGGTTCCCGAGCGACTTCGTTCCCGACTGGGTGAAGCAGTATCCCCAGAAACTCGAGTATGTCACCAAATACGGCAGTCCGAACGTGTTCGCCGAGTTCGAGCCTCATTTGACGCTTCTCGCCAAGTCCGATCCGGCGAAAGTCGACGGCTTCGTCAAGCGCCACGCGAACGACGCCGAGTTCGGCACCCCGAAACAGGGCCATATCGTCGGCATCGGCGTCGGGATCGCGGACAGGGCAGGGCAGATCAAGCAACCGCTTGCCGTGTACCGGTTCAAATGACCGATCCGGGCGGACGGATTTCCCGCAGACCCTGCTGAAAATTCGACGTCCCGATCGGATGAAACCCCTGCAAATCACGATGTTTGCAGGGGTTTTCACATTGGCACGATCCCTGCGGAAGACCCCGTCGTGCTTCACATCACCCCAGGAAACAAGGAGCGTTCGGAATGAATTACAGAATCAAGCTTACCCTCGCCGCCCTGGCTGCGTTCATCCTCATAAGCGGCGCCAGCGCCTTCGCGGCCCCCTCGACGGACGTCACCTGCATCCGCCAGACGACCGATTCCCACCACATTCCCTGGCCTCCGCCCGGCAATCCGGCCGACCCGACCGATCCGAACAACGGCGACGATTACGGTTCGGGCTCATCGTCCGACTCCGGCAGCGATTGCGGCCACGATCACCACGATGACGACGGCGGCTCCGACGGTTCCTATCCCGACAATCCCTACGATCCTGACAACGAGCCGATGCCCAACTGATCGTTCGAGATCACAACGGCGGGAAGACCGATGGTCTTTCCGCCGTTTTCGCTACCGTGATGGAGATCAGCCGAGGGTGAGGATTTTGATCTCGGCGGGTCGGAGGGTGTATTCGAAGCATCTCGGTACGGAACTCATCGCATATTCCGGCGAGATGTCCCTCGGGATGCCGGGCCCGAGAACGCTTGCGAGATCGGGAATGAAGAGCCGCTGATGGTTGTAGCGGTCCTTGTTCACGGCGACGAAAACGGTCTTGCAACCGGGGGCCGAGCGTTTGAAACAGAAGATGTTGTACCAGTTTTCCTGGTCGACGATCTGAAGACCGGCTTCACGGTTCAACACTTCGTTCGTGTCCTTGAGCCGGCACACCTTCTGAATATATTCCGTCATATCTATCCCGGTGTTCTCCCACCACGATGGCTCGGTGCGCACGACGTCGCAATGGCGGCGGAAGCCGAATTCAAAGCCGATCGGCATCATGAACCCCTTGCTGAACAGGGCGCAGAAGAGAAGCTGTCGCTTGACGGCCGCGAGGTTCCCTTCGTATTCCTCCATGAGACGGTTCGTGTCGTGCGACTCGGGGAACGCAATGCTCGCGACGACGGGGCTTGTCCTGAAATACTGCTCCATGCCCCACGGCTGATTGTAATCCCAGTATTTGATCGAGTTGAACAGGTAGTCGAAGCCGAGCTTCGCGAGGTTCTCGACCTGCTGAAAACTGCAGCCCAGCGACTCCGCCAGGAACATGCACCCGGGCTTTTTTTGTCGGGCCCGCTGGATCAGGAAGCGCCACAGGTCGTCAGGCACCTGGTAGGCCATGTCGCATCGGAAGCCGTCGATGCCCATATCCATGTAATAGGACATCATCTTCCACCAGAACTGCCAGAGATTCTCGCGGTCGGGTGATCCGGCGTTGTCGACCTCTGCAAGATCGCCCCATTCGACCCATTTGCCGTTGTCCCAGGCGCCGGGATGAATGACCTGTCCGTCGGCAGATCGTTTGAACCAGTCGGGATGCTCCTGGATGAGGGTGCAGTCGATCGCGGTGTGGTTGATGACCAGATCCATCATGAACAGCAGCCCCTGTTCGTGGCATGCCGAAACGAACTCCTTGAGCTGGTCGGCCGGGCTCGATGGAGAATCATTGTCGATGAAGAGGGGGTTGAATTTGTAGTAATCCTTCGGCGAGTAGAGACTGCCGCTGAACCCGGGGTAATGGAAGGGGTTCACGTACAGGGCATTGAAACCCATGAAGGAAATTCGGCCCAGATGAGATTTCCAGCCGTTCATGCTTCCGGCCAGCCTGGGGAAGAGATTGTAGAGACGGATACCTTTCGTGCCAAGCAGGTCTTTCGACATCGTTCACTTCCTCCTGGGAATCAATGCGGCGTGGAATCGCGCCCGGGAACGGCGGCAGGGCTATTTCTCAGTTCCTCGAGGGCGTCGCAGATCTCTCCGGCCTCTGCAGCGTTCACGCTCCGGTATACCTCGTGCGGGCCGTCCGAGCCGACGAAATAGACGGCGATATACTCCTTCCCGTTCTCGCCGGCGACGGCGCCGGTTCTCGTTCCGTGCCAGTCCTGGAGTTTTCTCGTCAGGTTCGTCTCGGGCGATCGCATATCTTGCGATATATGAATCGCGGCGCCGCCGGCAACGGCGGCACGGAACGATTGGAACGCGAGCGACCGGCCGAGCATCAGGAAAAAGGCCATGAAGACGAGGCAGAAGATCCATTCCGGCATCGTCCGCTCGCTGGCGGGGTTCATTCTGAAATACAGCAGGGGTAGGAGGACGGCGACGCCCATGAGAAACCACCCGACGGCGATCTCCCATGCCGGCACGTAGGTGAATCCCTCAGGGTATCCTCGCGGGGCCATCCATCGAATCACGTTCAGCTCCTTGCCGTTCTGGAAATATTACCATAGGAACATCTCTGCGCATACACTGTCATTCGCTTTTCTTCATCCCAAGCAGCAGGGTCGTCCCCCCGGCAGCGGTGGCGAGAAGGAGCCACGATCCCTGCATCCCAAGCGTCGGGAGCATCCAGATGCCCGCCGTCGCGGCCGCGAGCATCGCCGGCAAGTTGTCCGCCACGACCAGACCGGCAACGGCTCCGGCAGTATCTCCGGAAAGACGCGCGAGAAGAGGAAACTCGACCCCGGCGAGGACGGCGACCAGGAGCGTCATTCCCCCGAGAGTCCAGAGCGAATGCAGGGCCGGATTCTCCAGCAGGAGAAATCCCGTACCCGCCAGGACGAGTTGCCCGAACTTCAGCAAGCGGACCGTCCCCCACGCGGCTTTGAAGCGGCGGGAGACGAATCCGCCGAGGGCCAGGCCGAGCATGTAGAGGGCGAAAAACAGAGATGCCATGCCGAAGATGGCTCCGTGCCGCACCTGGTAGGTAAGCAGGAGCATCATTTCGGCGGCGAGGCCGAAGAAGCCGGTGAGGGCGACGGCCGACGACGCGGCCGCGATCGGCGAGAACCGGACGACGCCCGAGGCGACGGACGCAAGAACCAGGGCGAGAAAGGCGCCGAGGATCACGAGCGCGCGCCCCAGATCGATGCGTTCGGCAACACGCAGAGCGGCGCCGATCCCCGAGCCGCTGTAGATGTCCCACAGATGGAGTTGCCGGGAAAGGGCCGCCGGTCTGGCATCGGTGTTTTCCGGCGCGGGAACGGTTCGAGAAAGCCACTCTTCGAGTTCGGCGACCCGGAACGGCAGAAGAAGATCAGAAAACAAAGCCGGCCTGAACGATACGGTCTGGATGCCGTTTCGGTCGAAGCGCCGGGAGAGTTCTTCCGGCGAGGTCGCGATCGCGTCGGCGGACCGCGAGGCGCGAAAACGGATCGGGTCGCCGGGAACGGCAACGGTCTGGCCGGACGACGACTTCAGGTCGCGATACAGCGACAGGACCGCCTTTTCCAGGTCGCCGCCGAGGTAGTTCTCCGCTCCGCTGACGACGTATTCGACCACGCCTCTCTCCGTCAGCGCCGCCATGGCTTCGCGGATCGCCTCGCGGGTGAACATGCGGTTCCCGACGAGGGTCGTCGGGTCCGACGGCAGGACGAGGACGGCGTCGAATCGCCCGGGGTTCGCCCGCAAAAACGCCCGCGGATCCGCCGCTTCCCACCGAACACGCGGATCGGAAGGAGCGAGATTTTTCATGAATGCGGCGAGCGCATCGTCGAGGTCGACGACATGAATATTCTTTACTTTATATTTCAGACACTCTTCCAGGATGTCGGGAGCCGGAATTCCGACGAACAGGACGGTCGAACTGCCGAAGGAAAAGGACGCCGGAAGGGACGAGAAGAAGGTGTGAACGCGTTGCTCCGCCGCAGGCCGGTCCGGCCAGGTCATGATGAAGTTGTTGTCCAGGAAGAGGGAATACTGGCCGCCGTAGCTCGAGATCTTCACCGACTGGTAGGCCGTATCGAAACTTCGCACAAGCCCGTATCCCGGATGGAACCGTTTCCAGAGGTATTCGTCCATGATCCGCTGAAACGCCGGGAGAGCCGGCGATGCGAGGGGCGTCAACAAGGCGATGAGACCGGCGACGATGCGGAGTCTCCCGTTCATGACAAGGCAGAGGGCCGAGGAGGAAAGGATAAAGCAGGCCCATATGAGCACGATCGGCTCGGTGGCGCCGCCGGCAACGAACGCGAACAGCCCTCCCCCGATCGCGCCTCCGGCCGATTCGAGAGCGTAGAGACGATCGACCGGGGCGCCGGGCCGGCTTCCGGCTCCTTTCACCATCGCGGGCAACAGAGCGCCAACCGCTATGGAGACGGGAAAAACCGTGACGGCGATGACGGCGACGACCGGCAGGAAGGGAAGGAGCTCGCCCGCTGATTCCGGGAGGAACGTCGCCGTCCCGAACATGAACAGGAGGAGAGATGCGGCAGGGGCCAGGGCGGTTGCCGTGACGACCGCCTGCGGCCCGGGGCTGAGTGCGGCGGCGAGCCGTCCTCCGGCGGCGAGCCCCAGCAGCCAGACGGCGAGAAACGTGCCCAGATGAAGCTCGGTACCGTAAAACTGGCCGAGAATCGTTCTCAGGAGGGCGATCTGGCCGATATTCGCTGCAGCGCCGGCGAGGAAAACGGAGAAGAGCCCGGCCCTGTTCCGGCTCATTCAGGGGTTCTTGGACGGGCTCGCCGTGGGCACCGGTTTTTCAGCCGGCTTCTGTTCGGGTTTCACGGGGGTATTCTGAGGACGTTTCTGGACGGGCTGCGTCGCCGAAGCCAGATCCGGCTTCGGCGCGGGTTTCAGAGGATGTTTCGGGGCGGGTTTCGGCTGCGCCACCGGCGACGTTTTCGAAGCGGGTTTCGGCGCCGACTTTTCCGTTTCGCCGGGAACGGTGAGGCGGGCGCCCCTGCTCGCCATGGCTGCGACCCAGTCAGCTGCGGCGGGGTCCCGAAGTTTCATCTCGGTTCCGGTGGATGAGATGGCGTCGATATGTGCCGTTACCGGAGGCGTCCTCCCCGCGAACGGAACCTGGATTCCGGGAGTCGCCATCGATCCGGTACCGGCGATGTCGCCGATGTCGTAGACGGGAGGCTCCATCGGAGCTCCGGGCGCGGCGCCGGGGGCAAGGGCGGGGGCGGGGAGTGCGGAGAGTTCGCTGTCGGTGAGCGAGCGTCCGCAGAGGTAGAGCCCCCATTTCCCCTGAATTTCGACCTCGTCGATCGAATACTGCGTTATCGTCCGTATCGCGTCGCGCGCGGAACGGCGCATCAGCAGATATAGATCGGGGGCGGCCATCGTCCGGAGAAGTTCGTCTCCGAACAGCACCAGCTTTTCGGACCTTGGCTCGAAGCGGGTCTCGCGCTTCACGCCCCACGTTGGAATATCGCGACCGGTATAGAACCTCGTCCCTTCCAGGACGTCTTTCGCAAAAAGAATCCTGGCGTTGGGGGGAAGGGCCGCCACTCTCCGGAGGAGCTTCCTGTATCCCGGCAGGGGGCGTTCCTTCAAAAGGATCTCGTCGCCATTGATCGTGGGCAGAAGCATGAGCATAATGCCTGGAACGGTGACGCCGAGAACGAGGATGATCCCCTTCACGATGCCGAGGTTCATGAAGGTATAGCCGAAAACGGCCAGGAACATGAAATAGAAGGCGATGAAGAACGCGACCCGGGCGATTTTCGGATCGGGCAGGGCGCCCATGAAGGACATCGTCATGATCGTAACGCCGAGAAATGCGAAAAAGATGATCGTCAGCGCCGACTCGAGCTTGTAGGCGAAGGGCTCCTCGTTGTCGTAGCTGAACAGGTTCGACAGGTATCCGCCGGTCATGAGAGACGCCGGAACGAGAAGCGGCAGGGCATAGGGAGCGAGTTTCGATCTGGCGAGGGAAAGCACGATGAAAGAAACCGCAAACCAGAGAAAGACCGGAAGCCCCCATGGCTGATCCTTCGCTTGCGCTTCGCGGAAATTCTGCACAACCCCGCCGGCAAAGAACGCCGTCCAGGGAAACATTCCGGCAATCATGACGAGGGCGAAATAGAAGATCGGCCCGGTCCTTCCATGGGCTTCCGAGGCGACGCGGGCGATCGTTTCGTCGAAAATGAAATACCTGAACAGCCCCGGCACGTTGTATCCCATCCAGAGATACCACCCGAGGCCGATCACGCCGAATGCAGCCCAGCCGGTGACGTGTTTCAGAAGGGCCTTGATCGATTCTCCGCCGCCGCGCAGGGCGATTCCCGGGATCAGACCGAGCAGCGGAAGAAGGCCGGGGGGGCCTTTCGTAAGAAACGCGAAGCCGGCCAGGGCCCAGAAGCCGGTGGCGAGAGCGTTGGACGGCTTCGTCCGATACCGGATCAATGCCCAGATCATCCAAGTTTCGAACATGGCCAGAAGCGGATCAGCCGTCAGCCCCCGGAACTGGACCGCGAAAAACAGGCTCGTCAGCAAAACGATCGTGGCGCACAGCGCGCTCCGGACCGTTGTCAGCAGCAGACCGATGCGGTAACAGCCGACGGCCGTCAGGGCCGCGGCGACAGGCAGAAACGCTTTCACGCCCTGCTCCGTGGGACCGAACAGCTTGATCCCGAGGGCCCCGGCCCAGTATGTCAGCGGAGGCTTGGTGAAATGGGAGACCCCGTTCAATTGCGGCCTGAGGAGACTGCCGCCGTCGGCCATGGCCCGGGCCACCGACGCATAGCGCGCCTCCGACGTCTCGAAGAGGTTTTGCGTTCCGAGTTGGAAAGCGATCAGAGCGAACGCGGCGATGCCGACGAGCCACTGAATCGCCATCGGGGACAGCCGGAGGTTGATTCGAGATGCGATGTTTTCCGCGAGAGCCGGAAGAACGGGAACGACTTCCTCGTCAGCTTCGTCCGATTCCTCTGCTTCCATGCCTTCCGTGGGCGGCTGAACATCGGAGCCCCGTTCGGCATCCCCGGACTCCTGCCGGGAGTTGCCATCAGGGCCAGGTTGAGGTTCCGCCATGTGGCCGGCTTCTTTCCGATCTTCTTCAGGCGGCTGTCGTGTCTGATCCATCACGTGTTTCCCGTTCTTTTTTTATAAGCATCAGATTGCGGATGTAGATGAAAAATCCCATGGATTGTCCCAGGATGAAAACCGGGTCCTTGATGTGAACCGCATACACCGCCAGTATCGCCGATCCGGCGAGGCTCAGATACCAGAATGACACGGGAATGACGCTCTTTTTCTGCCTCTCGGATTCGAGCCACTGGACGAAAAAACGCATGAAGAACATGAGTTGTCCGAAAAGCCCCAGCACCAGCCAGAATTCAAGATTCATCGGCCACCTTGTATGTAAGCTTTCGCCATTTCATCCACCGGATCGCGAGCAGGTCGAGGAAGGATCGGAAAAGCCGGTTCCAGACGTTGTATTTCGACTGGCCGCGCGAGCGGGGATGGTGACTGACCTCGACCTCGGTCACCGTGCCGCCTTCCATCTTGACGAGCGTGGGCAGAAACCGGTGCAGTCCCTC
Above is a window of Candidatus Ozemobacteraceae bacterium DNA encoding:
- a CDS encoding glycosyltransferase family 39 protein; the protein is MDQTRQPPEEDRKEAGHMAEPQPGPDGNSRQESGDAERGSDVQPPTEGMEAEESDEADEEVVPVLPALAENIASRINLRLSPMAIQWLVGIAAFALIAFQLGTQNLFETSEARYASVARAMADGGSLLRPQLNGVSHFTKPPLTYWAGALGIKLFGPTEQGVKAFLPVAAALTAVGCYRIGLLLTTVRSALCATIVLLTSLFFAVQFRGLTADPLLAMFETWMIWALIRYRTKPSNALATGFWALAGFAFLTKGPPGLLPLLGLIPGIALRGGGESIKALLKHVTGWAAFGVIGLGWYLWMGYNVPGLFRYFIFDETIARVASEAHGRTGPIFYFALVMIAGMFPWTAFFAGGVVQNFREAQAKDQPWGLPVFLWFAVSFIVLSLARSKLAPYALPLLVPASLMTGGYLSNLFSYDNEEPFAYKLESALTIIFFAFLGVTIMTMSFMGALPDPKIARVAFFIAFYFMFLAVFGYTFMNLGIVKGIILVLGVTVPGIMLMLLPTINGDEILLKERPLPGYRKLLRRVAALPPNARILFAKDVLEGTRFYTGRDIPTWGVKRETRFEPRSEKLVLFGDELLRTMAAPDLYLLMRRSARDAIRTITQYSIDEVEIQGKWGLYLCGRSLTDSELSALPAPALAPGAAPGAPMEPPVYDIGDIAGTGSMATPGIQVPFAGRTPPVTAHIDAISSTGTEMKLRDPAAADWVAAMASRGARLTVPGETEKSAPKPASKTSPVAQPKPAPKHPLKPAPKPDLASATQPVQKRPQNTPVKPEQKPAEKPVPTASPSKNP
- a CDS encoding lipid-A-disaccharide synthase N-terminal domain-containing protein; translation: MNLEFWLVLGLFGQLMFFMRFFVQWLESERQKKSVIPVSFWYLSLAGSAILAVYAVHIKDPVFILGQSMGFFIYIRNLMLIKKERETRDGSDTTAA